A genomic window from Osmerus eperlanus chromosome 5, fOsmEpe2.1, whole genome shotgun sequence includes:
- the tnnt2d gene encoding troponin T2d, cardiac isoform X1 yields MCLLLHFPPTVQEEVTDESKPKPKFVPNIQAPKIPDGDKVDFDDIHRKRQEKDLSELQCLIEAHFLQRKKEEEELISLVNRIEKRRAERAEQQRVRAEREKERQARLAEEKERKEQEEHRKKHDDDAKKKKALTNMTHQYGGIQQKSENRKGAKKQTEREKKKKLLAERRKPLNIDHLNEDKLKEKASEMWQWMMELEAEKFDLSEKLKRQKYDITMLQTRVSDQQQKTAKGRGKGKMGGRLR; encoded by the exons ATGTGTCTATTACTACACTTTCCACCTACAGTACAGGAGGAGGTTACAG ATGAGTCCAAGCCTAAACCAAA GTTTGTGCCAAACATCCAGGCACCAAAAATCCCAGATGGTGATAAAGTGGACTTTGAC GACATACACAGGAAGCGCCAGGAGAAGGACCTGTCTGAACTGCAGTGTCTGATCGAGGCCCACTTCCTTcagaggaagaaggaagaagaagagcTCATTTCCCTCGTCAACAGAATC gaGAAACGTCGTgcggagagagcagagcagcagagggtccgtgcagagagagagaaggagaggcaggccaGGCTCGCA gaagagaaagagaggaaggagcaaGAGGAACATCGCAAGAAACATGATGACGAtgccaagaagaagaaggctcTTACTAACATGACTCACCAGTATGGAGGCATTCAACAGAAG AGTGAGAACCGGAAGGGAGCCAAGAAACAGACAGAgcgggagaagaagaagaagctctTGGCTGAACGCAGGAAACCTCTCAACATCGATCATCTCAACGAGGACAAACTGAA ggagAAGGCTAGTGAGATGTGGCAGTGGATGATGGAGCTGGAAGCGGAGAAGTTCGACCTTAGCGAGAAACTCAAAAGACAGAAGTATGAT ATTACTATGCTTCAGACCAGAGTCAGTGATCAACAGCAGAAGAC TGCCAAGGGTCGCGGAAAGGGCAAGATGGGAGGGCGGCTGAGGTAA
- the tnnt2d gene encoding troponin T2d, cardiac isoform X2: protein MCLLLHFPPTVQEEVTDESKPKPKFVPNIQAPKIPDGDKVDFDDIHRKRQEKDLSELQCLIEAHFLQRKKEEEELISLVNRIEKRRAERAEQQRVRAEREKERQARLAEEKERKEQEEHRKKHDDDAKKKKALTNMTHQYGGIQQKSENRKGAKKQTEREKKKKLLAERRKPLNIDHLNEDKLKEKASEMWQWMMELEAEKFDLSEKLKRQKYDINQLLARVQDHQSAKGRGKGKMGGRLR from the exons ATGTGTCTATTACTACACTTTCCACCTACAGTACAGGAGGAGGTTACAG ATGAGTCCAAGCCTAAACCAAA GTTTGTGCCAAACATCCAGGCACCAAAAATCCCAGATGGTGATAAAGTGGACTTTGAC GACATACACAGGAAGCGCCAGGAGAAGGACCTGTCTGAACTGCAGTGTCTGATCGAGGCCCACTTCCTTcagaggaagaaggaagaagaagagcTCATTTCCCTCGTCAACAGAATC gaGAAACGTCGTgcggagagagcagagcagcagagggtccgtgcagagagagagaaggagaggcaggccaGGCTCGCA gaagagaaagagaggaaggagcaaGAGGAACATCGCAAGAAACATGATGACGAtgccaagaagaagaaggctcTTACTAACATGACTCACCAGTATGGAGGCATTCAACAGAAG AGTGAGAACCGGAAGGGAGCCAAGAAACAGACAGAgcgggagaagaagaagaagctctTGGCTGAACGCAGGAAACCTCTCAACATCGATCATCTCAACGAGGACAAACTGAA ggagAAGGCTAGTGAGATGTGGCAGTGGATGATGGAGCTGGAAGCGGAGAAGTTCGACCTTAGCGAGAAACTCAAAAGACAGAAGTATGAT ATTAACCAGCTTCTCGCTCGTGTCCAGGACCACCAGAG TGCCAAGGGTCGCGGAAAGGGCAAGATGGGAGGGCGGCTGAGGTAA